Proteins from one Methanothrix sp. genomic window:
- a CDS encoding ABC transporter permease: MRSRRRQTALSVLAIGLAVAVSVTSVSLQAGFQEYLLDIIVKDLAHVSVSPKEGEEYIYLYRTLMDRIWQLEGVTAVSPRLSAPASLSHKNNVENVILIGVIPSEMERIYPSISERMVYGDLESIHQENRMVISKKLAEKLDVELDDTVDARFPDANPLNLMITGIFDPPQGFPEEMTFVSLRTARNFLGEGDVVNGIDIKLRDIYMADRISRELSATGYKAESWQQLYPEILRTIAIENLENNITMLLIMIIAAFGIASVMYMLVLEKTSEIGMLMAEGATGAMIRNIFLIQSTVLGLIGGVAGAAGGVALSLYLKGMEFEVEAPGWEEFVLPVVIDPRKILIIVVAAVLLSLAAGVYPAHKASKLDPVIALRG, from the coding sequence ATCAGAAGCCGGAGGCGTCAGACTGCTCTTTCTGTCCTTGCAATCGGGCTGGCGGTGGCTGTTAGCGTGACCTCTGTATCGCTCCAGGCTGGCTTTCAGGAGTATCTCCTCGACATAATCGTAAAGGACCTCGCGCATGTCAGCGTGAGCCCGAAGGAGGGGGAGGAGTACATCTACCTCTACAGAACGCTAATGGACAGGATATGGCAGCTCGAGGGTGTTACAGCAGTCTCTCCGCGCCTGAGCGCACCCGCATCACTCTCGCACAAGAACAACGTCGAGAACGTTATTCTGATCGGAGTGATACCATCGGAGATGGAAAGGATCTACCCGAGCATCTCAGAGCGGATGGTTTACGGAGATCTTGAGTCAATCCACCAGGAGAACAGGATGGTGATCTCGAAGAAGCTCGCCGAGAAGCTGGATGTTGAGCTGGATGACACTGTGGATGCGAGGTTTCCTGATGCGAACCCTCTGAACCTCATGATCACCGGCATATTCGATCCACCGCAGGGCTTTCCTGAGGAGATGACATTCGTCTCGCTCCGCACGGCCAGGAACTTCCTGGGTGAAGGGGATGTCGTAAACGGCATAGATATCAAGCTCCGGGACATCTACATGGCAGATCGGATCAGCAGGGAGCTGTCTGCAACAGGATACAAGGCAGAGAGCTGGCAGCAGCTTTACCCGGAGATCCTGAGGACCATTGCGATAGAGAACCTTGAGAACAACATCACCATGCTTCTCATAATGATCATCGCAGCCTTCGGGATAGCGAGTGTGATGTACATGCTTGTTCTCGAGAAGACATCTGAGATAGGGATGCTCATGGCAGAGGGGGCGACTGGCGCGATGATACGCAACATATTCCTCATCCAGAGCACTGTTCTTGGACTCATCGGCGGCGTCGCCGGCGCTGCTGGCGGCGTGGCTCTTTCTCTGTACCTCAAAGGCATGGAGTTCGAGGTCGAGGCTCCTGGCTGGGAGGAGTTCGTGCTTCCTGTGGTGATAGACCCCCGGAAGATCCTGATCATAGTGGTGGCAGCGGTCCTCCTGAGCCTGGCCGCTGGCGTGTATCCCGCGCACAAGGCATCGAAGCTCGATCCTGTGATCGCCCTGCGTGGATGA
- the pdxT gene encoding pyridoxal 5'-phosphate synthase glutaminase subunit PdxT: protein MRRIGVIALQGDVSEHISAVEAAGGQAVPVRRAGVIPTCSGIVIPGGESTTISRQLERTGIAAEIKQAAANDVPVLATCAGLVLVAKEIDAGDVRPLGLIDISVGRNAFGPQRESFEADIDVAGFDRPYRAVFIRAPVVLRCGDGVQELARFGGRTVAVRQRKIIGLAFHPELTGDLRFHRMFLEMT from the coding sequence GTGAGAAGGATTGGGGTCATAGCCCTCCAGGGAGACGTCTCGGAGCATATCAGCGCCGTAGAGGCGGCAGGCGGCCAGGCTGTTCCCGTACGGCGGGCGGGCGTCATACCCACATGCTCCGGCATAGTTATACCTGGAGGCGAGAGCACAACGATCAGCAGGCAGCTCGAGAGGACAGGTATAGCTGCTGAGATCAAGCAGGCTGCTGCGAATGATGTGCCTGTGCTCGCGACATGTGCTGGACTGGTGCTTGTTGCAAAGGAGATCGATGCAGGCGACGTCAGACCCCTCGGGCTGATCGATATCTCGGTGGGAAGAAACGCCTTCGGCCCGCAGCGCGAGTCGTTCGAGGCTGATATAGATGTCGCAGGATTTGACAGGCCCTACAGGGCGGTCTTCATCCGCGCGCCCGTTGTTCTGAGATGCGGAGATGGCGTGCAGGAGCTTGCACGCTTCGGCGGCCGCACCGTGGCGGTGAGGCAGAGGAAGATCATAGGTCTTGCGTTCCATCCTGAGCTCACCGGTGATCTCCGGTTCCACAGGATGTTCTTGGAGATGACCTGA
- a CDS encoding ABC transporter permease, producing MSEMFEHIIASHHIVRNPRMAFFTVLSVALAVAIIVVMMGLMGGFREEIMSTTIENNPHVVIEPKEGETEIHLYRTLSATVWAYPGVEAVSPRLRGKAVVEHRDRARGVEVVGVIPSDEDPLMRVERDLIEGSFRDLELSRYSAVIGSKLAEDIRASTGDRIELIRQNRSIRLKVAGIIETGTASDKTLVYIPLKTAQDILSEGDVVSEVSVRLSDLYDAPHLSEEINRKTSYNARSWVDINRDILNLLETQSRFVVVFYILIFAIAGFGIANTMIMIITRRTKEIGILMAMGATRFSIMKIFVLESLILAPPSALIGCVLAYIAARLIMMYPVELPSEIYMVSRMTVVMKPEFFLWAVIYSMVVNLVAGLYPAYRASRLDPVEAIAVE from the coding sequence ATGAGCGAGATGTTTGAGCATATCATTGCATCACATCACATCGTCAGAAACCCCAGGATGGCTTTCTTCACTGTGCTCTCTGTAGCCCTGGCTGTGGCGATTATCGTCGTCATGATGGGCCTGATGGGCGGCTTCAGGGAGGAGATCATGAGCACGACCATCGAGAACAATCCCCATGTCGTGATCGAACCAAAGGAGGGGGAGACCGAGATACACCTCTACAGGACGCTCTCCGCCACAGTGTGGGCGTATCCAGGGGTGGAGGCTGTCTCCCCCAGGCTGAGGGGGAAGGCGGTCGTCGAGCACAGGGACAGGGCACGGGGCGTGGAGGTTGTGGGTGTCATCCCATCAGATGAGGATCCTCTCATGAGGGTTGAGAGGGACCTTATCGAGGGGAGCTTCAGGGATCTCGAGCTGAGCAGATACTCAGCTGTTATCGGAAGCAAGCTTGCCGAGGATATCAGGGCCTCGACCGGCGACAGGATAGAGCTGATCAGGCAGAACAGATCAATCCGACTCAAGGTCGCAGGCATCATAGAAACAGGCACAGCAAGCGACAAGACTCTTGTGTACATCCCGCTGAAGACCGCACAGGATATCCTCAGCGAGGGCGATGTCGTGTCAGAGGTCTCTGTGAGGCTCTCTGACCTCTACGATGCCCCGCATCTTTCGGAGGAGATCAACAGGAAAACCAGCTACAACGCCAGGAGCTGGGTTGATATCAACCGTGATATACTCAACCTCCTCGAGACGCAGTCGCGCTTTGTGGTAGTATTCTACATTCTAATATTCGCGATAGCGGGATTCGGCATAGCCAATACCATGATAATGATAATAACCCGCAGGACGAAGGAGATAGGCATTTTGATGGCGATGGGCGCGACCAGGTTCTCGATAATGAAGATATTCGTTCTTGAGAGCCTTATCCTCGCTCCACCATCCGCCCTCATCGGGTGTGTCCTGGCTTACATCGCAGCAAGACTCATCATGATGTATCCGGTGGAACTTCCGAGCGAGATATACATGGTATCAAGGATGACCGTGGTGATGAAGCCTGAGTTCTTCTTATGGGCTGTGATCTACTCCATGGTTGTCAACCTTGTGGCGGGACTCTATCCTGCCTACAGGGCATCCAGGCTCGATCCTGTCGAGGCCATAGCGGTCGAGTGA
- the pdxS gene encoding pyridoxal 5'-phosphate synthase lyase subunit PdxS — MELENLRFGTELLKRGFAKMQKGGVIMDVTTPEQAMIAEEAGAVAVMALHAVPADIRKMGGVARMADPKVIEEIIDAVTIPVMAKVRIGHFVEAQILEAIGVDMIDESEVLTPADEFHIDKTKFKVPFVCGARNLGEALRRIREGAAMIRTKGEAGTGDVSQAVRHMKMIMGDIRKLKGMNSEELMRFAREIEADPELVAECARLQRLPVVNFAAGGIATPADAALMMQLGADGVFVGSGIFKSENPEAMAAAIVEAVHHYDEPEVLARVSRGLGRPMKGIDVGTLQEGEALQARGW, encoded by the coding sequence ATGGAGCTGGAGAATCTTCGATTCGGTACGGAGCTGCTGAAGCGCGGCTTCGCCAAGATGCAGAAGGGTGGAGTCATCATGGACGTCACCACCCCTGAGCAGGCCATGATCGCTGAGGAGGCCGGAGCTGTCGCTGTCATGGCACTCCACGCGGTTCCTGCTGACATCAGAAAGATGGGCGGCGTGGCCAGGATGGCTGATCCGAAGGTGATCGAGGAGATCATCGATGCGGTGACCATACCCGTCATGGCCAAGGTCAGGATCGGCCACTTCGTCGAGGCTCAGATCCTGGAGGCGATAGGGGTGGACATGATCGACGAGTCGGAGGTTCTCACCCCCGCGGACGAGTTCCATATCGACAAGACAAAATTCAAGGTTCCGTTCGTATGCGGCGCCAGGAACCTCGGCGAGGCCCTCAGGCGTATCAGGGAAGGTGCGGCCATGATACGGACCAAGGGGGAGGCGGGCACCGGTGACGTGAGTCAGGCCGTGAGACACATGAAGATGATCATGGGCGATATCCGGAAGCTCAAGGGCATGAACAGCGAGGAGCTGATGAGGTTCGCGCGCGAGATCGAGGCCGACCCGGAGCTTGTAGCTGAATGCGCCCGTCTCCAGCGGCTGCCTGTGGTCAACTTCGCTGCCGGTGGCATAGCAACACCAGCAGACGCGGCTCTTATGATGCAGCTCGGTGCCGATGGCGTCTTCGTCGGCTCCGGCATATTCAAGTCCGAGAACCCGGAGGCTATGGCTGCAGCGATAGTCGAGGCCGTCCATCACTACGACGAGCCGGAGGTTCTGGCCAGGGTCTCCAGAGGTCTTGGAAGGCCGATGAAAGGCATAGATGTCGGCACCCTTCAGGAAGGAGAGGCGCTCCAGGCGAGAGGATGGTGA